Proteins from a single region of Streptomyces vinaceus:
- a CDS encoding DUF4239 domain-containing protein: MSEWLVLAVAMALVCALVLACTLLRHRRVAEDEDTSETPDVIEYMTMMVGVVYAIVLGLAIAGVWEARGAAEDSVRREAQSLYEVAQRADVYPVPVRDRIRGEVDAYVSHTVAVDWPLLTSGQGASAQGGDLLGKLRTDVTHQSPANELQAQAYQPLLDHIAAADDARHSRMQADESTLPGVVWFGLLVGGVVTVGLIFTLQIRRSGRELLLAGLFSALIVFLLFMVWSFDAPYGREGIDSAGPFQDLFPKVALAAAGR; the protein is encoded by the coding sequence GTGTCCGAATGGCTGGTCCTGGCCGTCGCCATGGCGCTCGTCTGCGCCCTCGTCCTCGCCTGCACCCTGCTCCGGCACCGCCGGGTCGCGGAGGACGAGGACACCAGCGAAACCCCCGACGTCATCGAGTACATGACGATGATGGTGGGCGTGGTCTACGCGATCGTGCTCGGCCTGGCCATCGCCGGCGTCTGGGAGGCGCGCGGCGCCGCCGAGGACAGCGTGCGCCGCGAGGCCCAGTCGCTGTACGAGGTCGCCCAGCGCGCCGACGTCTACCCCGTCCCCGTCCGCGACCGCATCCGGGGCGAGGTCGACGCGTACGTCTCCCACACCGTCGCCGTGGACTGGCCGCTGCTCACCTCGGGCCAGGGCGCCTCGGCCCAGGGCGGCGACCTGCTCGGGAAGCTGCGCACCGACGTCACCCACCAGAGCCCGGCGAACGAGCTCCAGGCACAGGCCTACCAGCCGCTGCTGGACCACATCGCGGCCGCCGACGACGCCCGGCACTCGCGCATGCAGGCCGACGAGTCGACCCTGCCGGGCGTGGTGTGGTTCGGGCTGCTGGTCGGCGGGGTGGTCACGGTGGGGCTGATCTTCACCCTGCAGATCCGCCGGTCCGGGCGGGAACTGCTGCTGGCGGGGCTGTTCAGCGCGCTGATCGTGTTCCTGCTGTTCATGGTGTGGAGCTTCGACGCACCCTACGGCCGGGAGGGAATCGATTCCGCCGGTCCGTTCCAGGACCTGTTCCCGAAGGTGGCGCTGGCCGCGGCCGGGCGCTGA